A part of Perognathus longimembris pacificus isolate PPM17 chromosome 16, ASM2315922v1, whole genome shotgun sequence genomic DNA contains:
- the Dcaf16 gene encoding DDB1- and CUL4-associated factor 16, translating to MGPRIPSPDRLTESESEEEDNHVGFLDESSVEEWDSSEEEDPMVPNLTPLESLAWQVKCLLKYSTTWKPLDPNSWLYHAKLLDPSTPVHILREIGLRLSHCSHCVPNLEPIPEWPPLASCGVPPFQKPLTSPSRLSRDHATLNGALQLATKQLNRTLSRATPIPEYLKQIPNSCVSGCCCGWLTKTVKETTRTEAINITYSYTDFQKAVNKLLTASL from the coding sequence ATGGGTCCCAGAATTCCCTCTCCTGATCGCTTAACAGAATCAGAAAGTGAGGAAGAAGATAATCACGTTGGCTTCCTAGATGAGAGTTCCGTAGAAGAGTGGGACTCCTCTGAAGAAGAAGACCCCATGGTGCCCAACCTAACACCTCTTGAGAGTCTTGCCTGGCAGGTTAAGTGCCTTTTAAAATACTCTACAACTTGGAAGCCTTTAGACCCTAATTCCTGGTTATATCATGCAAAACTCTTGGATCCAAGCACCCCAGTCCATATACTTCGAGAGATAGGTCTGAGACTCTCCCATTGTTCCCACTGTGTCCCCAACCTGGAACCAATTCCTGAATGGCCCCCTCTGGCCTCTTGTGGAGTCCCACCTTTTCAGAAGCCCCTTACCAGTCCTAGCCGGCTCTCTAGAGATCATGCCACTCTAAATGGAGCacttcagttagccaccaaacAGTTAAATCGAACTTTGAGTAGAGCTACTCCCATCCCTGAATACTTAAAACAGATTCCTAATTCTTGTGTTTCTGGTTGTTGCTGTGGCTGGCTAACTAAAACAGTTAAGGAAACAACTCGCACTGAGGCCATCAACATCACTTACTCTTACACTGACTTCCAAAAGGCGGTGAACAAACTCCTGACTGCATCACTCTAA